In Solanum stenotomum isolate F172 chromosome 6, ASM1918654v1, whole genome shotgun sequence, one DNA window encodes the following:
- the LOC125867043 gene encoding 30S ribosomal protein S13, chloroplastic has product MAQTLATPVLPSLSLICNTSSISKHSSLSFSTPTSFPKTGGLVIKCVRVGGVEVPNNKRVEFSLQYIHGIGRTAARQILVDLQMENKVMKDMSEEELITLREEVSKYMIEGDLRRFNALAIRRLKEIQCYRGVRHIQGLPCRGQRTKNNCRTLKGKKVAIAGKKKAPR; this is encoded by the exons atGGCGCAAACTCTAGCAACTCCTGTACTACCTTCCCTCTCCCTTATCTGCAACACATCTTCCATCTCCAAGCACAGTTCCCTCTCTTTTTCCACTCCCACATCTTTTCCAAAG ACTGGAGGTTTGGTTATAAAGTGTGTGCGTGTGGGAGGAGTGGAGGTTCCAAACAACAAAAGGGTTGAGTTCTCTCTGCAATACATTCATGGAATTGGCCGCACCGCTGCACGCCAGATTCTGGTAGACCTTCAAATGGAGAACAAAGTGATGAAAGACATGTCGGAAGAGGAGCTTATCACTCTTCGTGAAGAAGTCTCTAAGTACATGATTGAAGGAGACCTT AGGAGATTCAATGCTCTTGCCATTAGGAGGTTGAAGGAGATTCAGTGCTATAGAGGAGTAAGGCACATCCAAGGATTGCCTTGCAGAGGACAGCGAACAAAGAACAATTGCCGTACTTTGAAGGGCAAGAAAGTTGCAATTGCAGGGAAGAAGAAGGCACCTCGTTAA